A window of Vibrio ishigakensis contains these coding sequences:
- the rep gene encoding DNA helicase Rep translates to MRLNPQQDQAVKYVSGPCLVLAGAGSGKTRVITNKIAYLVQQCGYKARNIAAVTFTNKAAREMKERVGQTLGKQESKGLMVSTFHTLGLNIIRREYKALGLKAGFSLFDDQDQLAMLKELTEELLEGDKDLLRQLLSTISNWKNDMLSPAQAAATAQGEQYKLFAHCFELYQRQMTAYNALDFDDLILMPVQLLKSNQEVRERWQSRIRYLLVDEYQDTNTSQYELVKLLVGERGRLTVVGDDDQSIYSWRGAKPQNLVLLGEDYPSLKLIKLEQNYRSTSRILRSANILIANNPHVYEKKLFSELPDGEKLKVLLAKNEEHEAERITGEIIAHKFLNRSNYKDYSILYRGNHQSRLIEKALMQNRIPYKISGGTSFFARTEIKDVMAYLRVLVNPDDDNAFLRIVNTPRREIGPVTLEKLGSYANMRGKSLFECSFELGLEQTLSGRGLENLRRFSDWIVRVSDNAERGNTVEAVRSLVRDINYEDWLYETSSSPKAAEMRMKNVSDLYSWIVADLEGDNYDNEEKTLKEVVQRLTLRDMMERGEDDEDADQVQLMTLHASKGLEFPYVYLMGTEEGILPHQTSIDEENVEEERRLMYVGITRAQKELTFTMCKERRQFGELIKPTQSRFLEELPFDDVEWESKKKEQTKEERMQKGQAHIANLRAMFKK, encoded by the coding sequence ATGCGACTCAATCCCCAACAAGACCAAGCCGTTAAATATGTATCAGGCCCATGCCTAGTGCTGGCAGGGGCGGGTTCGGGTAAGACTCGTGTTATCACCAATAAGATTGCTTATCTGGTTCAGCAGTGCGGTTACAAGGCACGCAATATCGCGGCAGTAACCTTTACCAATAAAGCTGCGCGTGAGATGAAAGAGCGTGTGGGTCAAACCTTGGGTAAGCAAGAGTCCAAGGGTTTGATGGTGTCTACCTTCCATACATTGGGTCTGAATATTATTCGTCGTGAATATAAGGCGCTGGGTCTGAAGGCTGGTTTTTCTCTATTCGATGACCAAGATCAGCTCGCTATGCTCAAGGAGCTCACCGAAGAGTTGCTTGAAGGCGACAAAGACCTACTACGTCAGCTCCTCAGCACTATCTCCAATTGGAAGAACGATATGCTGAGCCCAGCACAAGCCGCGGCAACGGCGCAAGGGGAACAGTACAAGCTGTTTGCCCATTGCTTCGAGCTCTATCAACGCCAGATGACGGCCTACAATGCCCTCGACTTTGATGACCTGATTTTGATGCCGGTGCAGCTACTAAAGAGCAACCAAGAGGTTCGCGAACGCTGGCAATCTCGAATCCGCTATCTATTGGTGGATGAGTATCAAGATACCAACACCAGTCAGTATGAACTGGTGAAATTGCTGGTGGGTGAGCGTGGACGTCTAACCGTGGTAGGAGATGACGACCAATCTATCTATTCTTGGCGCGGTGCCAAACCACAAAACCTTGTTTTACTCGGTGAAGATTATCCGAGCCTGAAGCTTATTAAACTTGAACAGAACTATCGCTCAACCAGCCGTATTCTGCGCAGTGCCAATATACTGATTGCGAATAATCCGCACGTGTATGAGAAAAAACTCTTCTCTGAATTGCCTGATGGGGAAAAGCTAAAGGTATTGTTAGCCAAGAATGAAGAGCATGAAGCCGAGCGCATTACCGGTGAGATCATTGCGCACAAATTCTTGAATCGCAGCAACTATAAAGATTATTCCATCTTGTATCGTGGTAACCATCAGTCTCGCCTTATAGAGAAAGCTCTGATGCAAAACCGCATTCCTTACAAGATCTCAGGTGGCACTTCTTTCTTTGCTCGTACTGAGATCAAGGATGTGATGGCGTATCTGAGAGTCTTGGTAAACCCAGATGATGACAATGCGTTTCTGCGTATTGTGAATACTCCGCGTCGAGAGATAGGTCCAGTTACCCTAGAGAAGCTTGGTAGCTACGCCAATATGCGTGGTAAGAGCTTGTTTGAGTGCTCTTTTGAGTTAGGGCTTGAGCAGACTCTAAGTGGCAGAGGACTAGAGAACCTTCGTCGCTTTTCCGATTGGATAGTACGTGTATCCGATAATGCGGAGCGTGGTAATACGGTAGAAGCGGTGCGCAGTCTAGTGCGAGACATCAACTATGAAGATTGGTTGTACGAGACTTCTTCCAGCCCGAAAGCGGCTGAGATGCGTATGAAAAACGTCTCCGATCTCTACTCTTGGATCGTAGCCGACCTTGAGGGCGACAACTATGACAATGAAGAGAAGACGCTAAAAGAGGTAGTTCAGCGCTTAACCCTACGCGACATGATGGAGCGTGGTGAAGACGATGAAGATGCAGATCAGGTTCAGCTGATGACACTGCACGCATCCAAAGGTCTGGAGTTTCCTTATGTTTACCTGATGGGCACGGAAGAGGGTATCTTGCCGCACCAAACCAGCATAGATGAAGAGAACGTAGAGGAAGAGCGTCGCCTTATGTATGTAGGCATCACCCGAGCGCAAAAAGAGCTTACCTTTACAATGTGTAAAGAACGCCGACAGTTTGGTGAGCTTATTAAACCAACTCAGAGTCGCTTTCTAGAGGAACTGCCATTCGATGATGTTGAGTGGGAGAGTAAGAAAAAAGAGCAGACCAAAGAAGAGCGAATGCAAAAAGGGCAAGCACATATCGCCAACCTTCGGGCTATGTTCAAGAAATAA
- a CDS encoding TetR/AcrR family transcriptional regulator, translating to MATNNKRQDILDAATAILARDGFNGLSIQKLAKEAKMAAGTVYLYFKDKDSVIAEVRLWLAKQIADAIQKDVDDSQPLKKQYETMCHNIWSIGGSGLGLLKTRIQYESLPTPLDKEITNTERSYFYKVDEMFKKGRSSGEFLDLPTTVLFSLSLESCVALTRKHFQQIEEIDANTFELAIQASWKAIQNR from the coding sequence ATGGCTACTAATAATAAGCGTCAAGACATCCTAGATGCCGCGACAGCAATCCTGGCTAGAGACGGCTTTAACGGCCTATCGATCCAGAAGTTAGCCAAAGAAGCCAAGATGGCTGCGGGCACGGTTTATCTCTATTTCAAAGATAAAGATAGCGTGATTGCAGAAGTAAGGCTTTGGCTAGCAAAGCAGATTGCTGATGCTATTCAGAAAGATGTCGATGACTCACAGCCTTTAAAGAAGCAGTACGAAACCATGTGCCACAATATTTGGAGTATTGGCGGCTCGGGTCTAGGTTTACTTAAAACTCGTATTCAATATGAATCTCTACCTACTCCGTTGGATAAAGAGATCACGAATACAGAAAGAAGCTATTTCTACAAAGTAGATGAGATGTTTAAGAAAGGCCGAAGCAGCGGTGAATTTTTAGATTTACCAACTACCGTTTTATTTTCTCTAAGTCTGGAATCATGTGTAGCGCTGACACGTAAACACTTTCAACAGATTGAAGAAATAGACGCCAACACTTTCGAACTGGCCATCCAAGCTAGTTGGAAAGCGATTCAAAATAGATAA
- a CDS encoding efflux RND transporter periplasmic adaptor subunit produces MKKWTVIMLLIAIALFGSVIGFNLFKQQKIAEYMANRPEPEYPVTVMTANAEDWTPNIEAIGFIEPLQGVTLTSETSGVIQRIGFKSGATVTEDQLLVALDSDVERANLKSAQARYPAAEAKYKRYNGLFKKGAVSQADFDEATAAYFSLQADIESLKATIDRREIRAPFAGVIGIRGVNLGEYLQGGSRIARLEDISVMRLRFTVSQTDISRIHVDQDVHIQVDSFPGEVFEGTISAIEPAVNYQSGLIQVQADIPNTQGKLRSGMFARAQVVLPTLHDQVVLPQTAITYTLYGDSVYVLNSETNRVDQRVVKVGERKLDKVLILDGIKAGETIVTSGQVRLSNEAKVKIVTSDATTPPAEIPML; encoded by the coding sequence ATGAAAAAGTGGACTGTAATTATGTTGCTGATCGCAATCGCCCTATTTGGCAGTGTGATCGGCTTTAATCTATTCAAGCAGCAGAAAATAGCTGAATATATGGCGAACCGACCGGAACCTGAGTATCCGGTTACCGTTATGACAGCGAATGCTGAGGATTGGACGCCAAACATTGAGGCCATCGGTTTCATCGAACCCCTTCAAGGCGTAACCCTAACCTCTGAGACCAGCGGTGTTATTCAACGTATTGGTTTTAAGTCTGGCGCTACCGTTACTGAAGACCAACTGCTTGTAGCTTTGGATTCTGACGTTGAGCGCGCGAACTTAAAGAGTGCACAAGCTCGCTATCCAGCGGCTGAAGCAAAATATAAGCGTTACAACGGCCTATTCAAGAAAGGCGCTGTATCTCAAGCGGACTTTGATGAAGCGACTGCTGCTTACTTCTCTTTGCAAGCAGACATCGAGAGCCTAAAGGCGACTATTGATCGTCGTGAAATTCGCGCACCTTTTGCAGGCGTTATCGGTATCCGTGGCGTAAACCTTGGTGAATACCTACAAGGTGGCAGCCGTATCGCACGTCTTGAAGACATCAGCGTTATGCGTCTTCGTTTCACAGTTTCTCAAACTGATATCTCTCGCATCCACGTTGACCAAGATGTACATATCCAAGTGGACTCATTCCCTGGCGAAGTATTCGAGGGCACTATCTCTGCTATCGAGCCTGCGGTTAACTATCAGAGTGGTCTGATTCAGGTTCAAGCAGACATCCCGAACACACAAGGTAAGCTACGTAGTGGTATGTTTGCACGCGCTCAGGTGGTTCTGCCAACGCTTCATGATCAGGTAGTGCTTCCGCAGACCGCAATCACCTACACCCTATACGGTGACAGCGTTTATGTTCTGAACTCAGAAACCAACCGGGTTGATCAGCGCGTGGTTAAAGTGGGCGAACGCAAGCTAGATAAAGTGCTTATCCTAGATGGCATTAAAGCAGGTGAAACAATCGTAACCTCTGGTCAAGTTCGTCTAAGTAACGAAGCTAAGGTTAAGATCGTAACCAGCGACGCAACTACTCCGCCAGCTGAAATTCCAATGCTGTAA